Sequence from the Besnoitia besnoiti strain Bb-Ger1 chromosome Unknown contig00213, whole genome shotgun sequence genome:
aatcccttaaatagggatattattccaaacaaccggatcgtgttggctaggtgaactaatcacgtttcataaatacaatcagtgaaagctcttttgatttccatgaacggagttacatattagattctcttcgctcccatggtatttagtaagttaacattgaaacgtatccagtgtaaagtttgaacgtaatccagctttaccttctatgttgttatgttaaccaaataagtttcatcgttgttgatatttcattgacatgttgataacataaatactaacaaaccaccggttttggatgggattacttttaacaccgcataatatgctaaaaagtaccattcaggtacgatatgaagcggagttacaaaccggttcactggtatggagttatctgggtgcgataattctAGCATGTTTAGGAGATTATTGTAATTGATATAATTAACATCACGAGCGTATCTCAATGGTCCTAACACAATGAGTTCAAGTGTGACTCATGTCCTTGATATAAATCTagcttgtcaagttccttgtatctaggGATTAGCTTACCTTAATTCTATCCCATATACAATTACACActagcatgatctcaaagtaccagaagccatgtgatctatatagtataacgggacattagaccgaacctgcgatagataaatatatcttggatgattgtatattagcggctaaatgtcaatcaaacatgcgaattttaggttttccatgaaatctatttggaagaagaggcttgatagtactaccgtaagtacataatatacagtccagcagtagcggttaaactatagaagagtcgagtattatccatgcataccaggcgtaaaaagcgttcatcagttactaaacaggtgccaggccaacaagaatccgatccgtgtattccgtacagactaacattaagaaggcgactaccaaagtgaatgtcatgatattcgtacagcttgtatacaaatgttggtttttcaaatatacgctggataccactatacttaatgcacttaacatgatggtcatgaaaaagcacaagagaacttggatccggtaacaaagaccttcaagatctaaaccagtagtccaactcgtagtatatactccccagaaaaaggtagtttatatcaacctaggaatcccattttagtaagtgtaacatggagtctagcttcagttgttatctgattggtattgcatgccctgagtacgtaaggaaaaggaaaggttaaccgctatttaaacacaacagttaccgtagctgtagatgaatgctaaatctagagtatctctcctaagacactgcataacatatgaatgctccttccgccattcgttgactgttttaccacggggaattagaacagaataccaagttctttgcctggaggtttgttacgttccgtacagttgtaggtaaaaggtatgttagagacttagactagcgttggagcacattgtttcattcgatagtccacgctcaatcttaccatacatagtacttttatgatcccaggctggtttaataagtcaaagtttagccgggaagttagcgtctaaaatatataaccgatagtctcaacttagatgcacagatggacataattaatccttgtacggtttgtacctacttgactcctcagtttaagcagaactgtagtttctcgggactaaagtcagcataatcaataaaaaggtttgttcagccactggttcaccatcaactaccttgtttcgacttcgtaccgactgtgttattgtagcacatatcaatcccttaaatagggatattattcccaaacaaccggatcgtgttggctaggtgaactaatcacgtttcataaatacaatcagtgaaagctcttttgatttccatgaacggagttacatattagattctcttcgctcccatggtatttagtaagttaacattgaaacgtatccagtgtaaagtttgaacgtaatccagcttgttgttatgttaaccaaataagtttcatcgttgttgatatttcattgacatgttgcATACCGCCCGTACGTAACGGGTTGTTATggtttcatcgttgttgatatttcattgacatgttgataacataaatactaacaaaccaccggttttggatgggattacttttaacaccgcataatatgctaaaaagtaccattcaggtacgatatgaagcggagttacaaaccggttcactggtatggagttatctgggtgcgataattcaatcaaaccaaaagccgtttgtaagaaaattaaaccaattagataggatagacatttagcatcggtcattaacatatgaggatagaaggctactttaagtgcggaatcaatacctgcagggttactagaaccatttaaatgtaaatagaagatgtgtaatacaattagaatgcaacctacaaaaggtaatataaagtgcaatacaaagaatcgttttaatgttacatcagatacatagtatccaccgagtaaccaaggtactaaatatggtattggagaaaggagattagtaatgactgtagcaccccagaaactcatctgtccccatggtagtacataaccgaggaaagcagtggctatagtaagtagatataaaactaaaccagacatccaagcagtagttaaataactatagctggagttatacatacctcgagacatgtgtattaagatacacaagaagacgaaagaagcagttgttgcatgcaacatcctaaattcccatcctgctgctacctctctaactagatgttgaacactagcaaatgcacaagatgcttcagaagtatatcggaacgctaaagtgatacctgtaattatttggagtacaaaggtaattgcaactaagaaaccaaagttataagatgaatttagattgagagcacaccgataaaagacggtgtgcccggaatagactcatggaaatttggtgtgttctcgaaacca
This genomic interval carries:
- a CDS encoding cytochrome b (encoded by transcript BESB_042370) — protein: MYGITLAFRYTSEASCAFASVQHLVREVAAGWEFRMLHATTASFVFLCILIHMSRGMYNSSYSYLTTAWMSGLVLYLLTIATAFLGYVLPWGQMSFWGATVITNLLSPIPYLVPWLLGGYYVSDVTLKRFFVLHFILPFVGCILIVLHIFYLHLNGSSNPAGIDSALKVAFYPHMLMTDAKCLSYLIGLIFLQTAFGLIELSHPDNSIPVNRFVTPLHIVPEWYFLAYYAVLKVIPSKTGGLLVFMLSTCQ